The Candidatus Defluviibacterium haderslevense DNA window CGGGGCAGTAGGTCAGTACAAGATTGATTTCAAAGGCGTCAACCAACAATACAATTTAAGTGATGCGATTAATATAAGTATGTATCTGGAAGGCGATGGAAATCTAAATCAAATTAAACCCAATATATTTAATCAAGATACCAGTTTTGAATTTACAGAATCTCGCGTAAGCGATATTCAAAAAGCCGCTCCAACACAAAAACTGATTCAATCTCGGTACTACGATTATCTATTAACGCCAAAAAAACCGGGTGCCTATACACTAAAGCCTGAGTTTATTTTTTTTAATCCGTATACAGGAACATATGAAATTGTTCGTGATAGCTTTAATGTACAAATCAACTCACAAATTGTAAAAAATGTGCAAGCAAGAAATACTAATGAGATCAGAGATATTTATAGTAAAGAATCTATGTCAACTTCAGATGGATTATTGTGGAATAAATGGTTCATTTGGGTATTCTTATCCCTTCCTGTTTTACTAGGATTTATATTTAAAACTTTAGACATTGACTCCATAAAAAAAATATGGAATCAAAAAAAATCAACACAAAACAATCAATACCATAAAACAGATTCACAAGGTATTACGAACATCCATGATTTAGAACAATTATTCATTAGTGTCATCAATACCAAATTAAATACACATCAACAAAATCTTCAGGAAATCAAGCAATACCTTGCCGTGGAACCTGACATGAATTTGAAACTTCCAATTACAAATCTAATGCAAGAATTTGATTTCTTAAAATACACTGGAACTCATGATCTTCATGCATTACAGGAATTCAAACAAAAATTGGATCTGATTATTGGTCGTGATTAAAATTCACTGGTCATATAGAAATCAACATCAGGAAAATTATCTTGAACTAATTTTAAAGTCCATGAAGATTCAGCAAGAAATACGACTTTAAGATCCTTGTCACGAGCTATATCCTTCTTACGGCGTTGAATAAATTCTTCTAATTTCTTAGGATCCTTGGCATTAACCCAACATGCTTTATATAGATTGATCGGATCATAATTACATGCTGCATTATATTCATGTTCCAATCGATATTGTATCACATCAAACTGCAGTGCACCAACAACACCAATAATTTTGCGTTGAGTATCTTCTTTAGTAAACATCTGAGCTACCCCTTCATCCATGAGTTGTTCTAATCCTTTTGCAAATTGTTTAAACTTAGAAGGATCCGCGTTATTGACATATCGAAAAATCTCAGGAGAAAATCTTGGAATACCTTTGAAATGAAGTTTTTCGCCTTCCGTCAATGCATCTCCAATCTTAAAATTGCCGGAGTCGTATAAGCCGACAACATCTCCGGGATAGGCTTCATCAACGACTTCTTTTTTTGCCGCCATAAAGGATGTTGGATTCGAGAATTTTAATTGTCTGTTCAATCTAACATGAAAGTAATTGGTATTTCTTTTAAATATCCCGGAACAGATCCTGAAGAATGCAATACGGTCCCGGTGTTTAGGATCCATATTGGCGTGTATCTTAAAAATAAAACCACTTAAAGCTTCTTCTTCCGGTTTGACAATTCGTTCTTCTGTTTCTCTGGATAAAGGTGTTGGTGCAATTTCCACGAAGCAATCGAGCATTTCCCGAACTCCAAAATTATTAACGGCACTACCATAAAAAACAGGAGCTATTTTTCCACTCAAATAATCTTCACGATTGAATTTTGGATATATCGTTTCTATGGTATTCAATTCATCTAAAAAAATACCATGCATTCTTGACCCAATGATTGATTTGAAATCCTCACTGTTGGTATTTTCAATCGTAATTACTTCTTCACCATCTTGTTTTCCATGAGGTTTGAAATGGATGAATTTTTTTTCATAAAGACTGTAGACTCCTTGAAAAGATTGCCCCATCCCAACAGGCCAAGATAAGGGTGTAACATGCAGACCTAATTTGGTTTCCACTTCATCCAAAAGATCAAAAGGATCTTTACCCTCACGATCCATTTTGTTGATAAAAACAATAATCGGCGTCTTGCGCATTCGACAAACTTCCACAAGTTTTTCAGTTTGCTCTTCAACCCCTTTTGCAACGTCAATAACTACAATAACGCTATCTACTGCAGTTAAGGTTCTGAATGTATCTTCAGCAAAGTCTTTGTGGCCGGGTGTATCCAAAATATTGATCTGTAGATCGCGATAAGGAAAAGCCATGACGGATGTGGCTACCGAAATTCCACGCTGACGTTCGATCTCCATAAAATCTGAAGTCGCATGTTTCTTTATCTTATTAGATTTTACAGCTCCGGCAGTTTGTATCGCACCACCAAATAGCAACAACTTTTCAGTTAGGGTCGTTTTTCCGGCATCCGGATGAGATACGATGCCAAAAGTGCGTCTTTTGTTTAATTCTTCTTGAAAACTCATAAGGGCTGCAAAAGTATAACTATTTATACTTTTTGTCCATAAAATGGGGTAATGAATGTGTGATTTAAAAAAATCAAACAAAGATTTTTTTGAAATAATTTACCTTTCTAGGCATCATTTTGACCTTTTAATCGATCTATATTGATATTACTTATCACGTAATACCAAATTTAGTTATCACTATGCTTATAAACCTAAATAGACAGATATTGATTTGTATTTGCATATCTATACAATTACTCAATGCACAAGATTTACATGTAACCAATTATAATTTTGCCAAACCCTATTTTAATCCTGCAGAAGTTGGCAGTTTCTCTGGTACCATTAGGCTAGGCGGAATCTATCGGGAACAATTTTCGAATTTTATCCACAAACCCTATCAAACCGTATTATTTTATATGGATAGTCCGGTGTCTAATGGTCTTCGACCAAGTCATTGGATTGGAAGTGGCCTGCAATTATCTTTGGATCGCGCTGGTGATCTTGTAGTTCAAAATATTGGGATTATGGGATCTCTAAGCTATCATATAGGACTTGATACCAAATATAAAAATGTGATCGCACTTGGATTTCAATTTGGAAACATCCAAAGGTCTGTAAATCCAAATCGGGCTGTTTTTCAAGATCAATTTGAAGGCAGTCTGGGAGCAAGTAAAGATTTACATTTTATTCAGGATTACAAAGACAATTACCAGGATTACAATGTTGGTTTAAAATTCACTCATAAATTATCGAGTTATTCCAACTTTGATGCAGGCCTTGCTGTCTTGCATCTGGCGCAACCAAATATTCGGTTTAAAGATGGACAAATTGATAATCCCATTTATCGCAGAATTAATTTAAATGCATCTTATGGAATTGATTTGTCTGATGAGATGAGTCTTACCCCGGTCTTATATTTTTCAAAATATAGTAATGCATATAATACCTCTGTACAATTATTATGGAATTATCGATTCTTCGAAAAATCTGATAAAAAACAAAAAATAAAAATACCTAAAGACTACCAAATCAGTTTAGGTGTGGGTTACAGAATTCAAGATGCTATACAATTTATTGTTGGCGGAATATATAAACAGTGGAAGTTTGGATTCGCTTATGATATGACCGTTTCTTCAGCATCACAATTCGATAATTATTATGGAGCTTATGAAGTTGGCATCAGCCGAATATTGAGTTATCCCAAAAAACCAAAAGTAGTTTCCAAATTTTATTGTCCTAGATTTTAATACAAGCTTATGAGAAAAATAATATTTTTTTGGATTCTATTATTAGTACGTCCACAAGCACAGGATTTGCATATACAATCTAAAGATCTTCCTTGTGTCAACAAGCATTTCAATCTCATGATACACATAGTGGTTGATTCCTTACGCAAACCCGGAATCGATGTCTCCACAATTATGGGAACAATAACTGGGGCCAATTATCACTTTGCACCGATTTGTGCATCCTTCAGTGTTTGCGGTGTGGATACCATTCACAATTATGCCTTTGACAGTATCGAAGACATGGATAAAAGAAATGAACTAATGGCCTTACATCAAAAACCCAATGTCATTAATGTCTACTATGTGGATTATATATTAACACCATCTGTATGTGGATTATCAGGCCTTGGAACACTCATAAAAAAATCATGTCCGGGTTCCATTACCCATGAATTCGGACATTTGTTTGGATTGTCACATACCTTTGAAGGTAATGGCATAGAGCTGGTCAATGGGGCCAATTGTGATGTAGCAGGTGATGGTATTTGTGATACACCTTCAGATCCTTTTGTACCGGATTCACCACCCGGAAAGTATGCTACAGGATGTGAATTTGTGTTCACCGGTAAAGATGCCAATGGTGAATATTATCAACCTGATATTGGAAATATTATGAGCTATTATGGATGCGATTGTGGATTCACCAGAGAACAGTATTTAGTCATGGCAAATACTATTGTTAATTCTTTTATTAATCTATGGTAATATGAGAACACCTTTTTATTTTTTTATACTTTTAGGTATAAGTTTACAGTATTTACAGGCACAAACATCAGATATCAATAAAGGATGCATACCCTTAAATGTAAATTTTACGGCACCTCAATTATCAGATTATTATTGGGACTTCAACGATGGCAATAATGCAAGCATTTCAAATGCCAATCATATTTTTACTAAACCGGGAACCTTCCAGGTTAATTTATTTGAAGGAAAAAACGGGCGACTTGTCGGCACCATTCCAATCACTGTTTATGCAGATCCGGTAATCACGTTCACAGGCACACCCATATCCGGATGCAGTCCACTCCATGTTGTTTTTACATCTTCGATTACTAATGATCCTGCCATCACCATCAAAGATATTTTATGGTCCTTTGGTGACGGTAATAGTTCTACACTCATGAATCCCAACCACACCTATACCAATTCGGGAAAATACAATGTTTCCATTAGAGTAAATACGTCCATTGCAGAATGTGATAAAACTTTTTTAGTTCAGGAATATATTCAAGTAACAGGAACCAAAGCTGCTTTTACCCTATCGAAGTCGGTAGGATGTGAAATTCCGTCGACCATTTTAATTGCTAATTTCACCAAAGATGAAAATGGCAATACCTATTTATGGGATTTTGGAAATGGAAGTACCTCAACACTATTTGATCCAAAAATGATTGTGTATAATTCTACCGGAACGTATAAGATCACCTTAAAAGTCATTGATAATAAAGGATGTGAATCAACAATTAGTCAATCTGTTGTTGTTGGTCCACCGGTTATTACACTTGATGGTCAAGATAGTTTCTGTATCCAAACCATGGGTGCTTATAAGAACACTACTGTTGCAGATTCTTTTCTATGGCAATTCAGTAGTGGTGCAAATATTAGCACCAGTAAACTCAAAGAACCTAAATTTATTTATCAATCATCAGGAATCAAAACGATAACGCTAACAGCCTATAATGGCAGTTGTAAAACGGATACCACATTTAATGTTTTTATTGATCAGGTGGATGCAGACTTCACCATTACCGGACCAGATTGCTTACAAAATACTAATATTATTTTGCATGCTAAACAAAAAGGCTCGTATACCTATCTTTGGAATGATAGTATTAAAGGAAAAGATGTATTGAATTACATCTATCATTCTCCACAACGTGATTCTTTATATAGACACAGAAATGACACTATATTTCAATCATTAAGCATTACATCATCTATTGGATGTTATGATTTTAAGGACAAGTATTTTATACACCGAAGACCAAATGCTATATTAATTCCTTCCGTCAAGGAAGGTTGTGCACCATTAAAAGTACAATTCAACGATGCGAGTCAATCCATGGATAAAATTATCAAGTGGAAGCTATTCTATGGTGATGGTCAGATCGAAGACAAATCCAGTGATCAATTAGGATCTCATGACTATAACAAACCTGGAGAATATTATGTCAAGTTCATCATCGAAAATATCAAAGGATGTATTGACACTTCCGAAGGATTCTGGATTAAAGTTGGTGAACCCATTATACCTACATACACCATAGACCAAACAACTATTTGCCTAGGTGGAACGATAAATATTAAAAAAACAAATTCAGATCCACGTATTGACTCATGGCATGTGTATTCTGATAATGGAAGATTTAGTCATTGTTGGACATCGAACGATGCTTCACATCAATTTGTAAATAATCCAGGGACTTTTCAATTGCAGGTAGTCTCAGAATACAATGGTTGTTTTACTAATGCTGCTGAAACTAAAACGATAACGGTAAAAGGGGCGAAAGCCAATATTGCATTTATGACCAATTGTTCTGCAACTCATGATGTCATGTTTGTCAGCAAAAGTCTACAGGCTACACAGTTGAAGTGGTCTTTTGGAGATGGACAATTTTCAACACTCGATTCACTCATTCATCACTATGATCAAAGAGGTACCTACAAAGTCACATTAAGTGCTATAGATGTATCGAGTGGCTGTCCTGAAAATGTAGATACTAAAACCGTACATATCAAAGAAATCAAAGCTGCGTTTTTGATCCCGGAGAAGATCTGTGACAATGTACTTTATCCTTTGGACGCCAGTGCTTCACAAGATGTGGATCGCGATTGCAATAAAGGTTTTTTATGGCGGTTTCCAAATCACAGACCACGTGAAGTAGGAAAGGATACCATTATGCACGGTTTTGGTAAATCAGGGTATCAGGAAGTCAGTCTGGTTGTAGAAGATATCAATGGTTGTAAAGACTCCATTACTACGGGCACTACAGTGTATTCGATAACCCCCAATTTCGATGTGGATAAAACCAATTTTTGTATTCCAGCAAATCTAAAATTTACCGATAAAACTAAATCTGATACTACACTGGTATCATGGTCATGGAATTTCGGATCAAAAGATCAAAACCCAAATTTAAAATTCACAAAAGACGATACGGTACTAGTCATATTAAGTGTAAAAGATACCATCGGGTGTGTAGATACTATAGCAAAAACATTAAGCATCTATAAACCCATTTCTAAAATTCAATACTCGAAAGGACTTGGTCTTTGTATAGGAGAAACCGTTCAGTTTAATGCCAATGATTTTACCAGTGGTGGATCATCGTTACAATTCATGTGGAACTTTGGTAAATTTGGAACCAGCAACTTACAAAATCCAAAAATAGTATTTGATAAAAGCGGCAAACAAAAAATAGTTCTCAACTATGAAGAAAAAGGATCCGGTTGCATGGGTACGGATTCTATAGAAATGGATATTGTAAAAATACCGGAAGCTCAATTTACCACTGCATTAGATTCTATACATCCTATATGTTATCCCGCCATTTTTGAATTGAAAAACAATTCCAGTACTGAAGGTATCGTCCGGTACACCTGGAGTTTTGATAACGGCTCAACCAACAATTTAGTCAATCCCACTTTTGCATTTGGCAAAGGCAAACACCATATACAACTCATCGTCAGATCCATTTATGGATGTTCGGATACGATTAGTAGAGATTATACCTTGATTGGACCTGAAGGTAAAATCAGTGCTGATAAATTAGTTCTTTGCAAAGGAGAAGAAGCTGTTTTTTCAGCTAATGATCTGGTTGATGTTAATCAAATAGAATGGGATTTTAATGATGGAAAAATCATTAAAGGTGAAAATCCTGTTCGGTATCGATTTGATTCAGTAGGATCTAAATCTGTATTTTTGGTACTTAAATCTACAGATACAGGATGCGAACATATAGATAGTCTTGCAGTAATAGTCCCTGAGATCATTGCAGACTTTTTATGGATTGATACTTTGAATTATTGTCCAGGCTTAGCCCTATTTAAAAACAAATCGATAGGCGCAGATACCTATGAATGGAATTTTGGCGAGGGCTTAACCAGCAAAGAACGAGATCCCAAAGTAGTCTATAAATCCCTCGGAAAAAAATCAGTGGAATTAATAGTCAGTGATTCACTGACCCAATGTCGGGATAAAATTACTAAAGAAATTGATATAGAGCAGGTCCTTGAATTTTATAAATTCCCGAATGTATTTAGCCCAAATAATGATGGAACAAACGATTACTTTAATGTCGCCGTAAAACCAGCGTACAAAGATTATGTAGAAGTCGTCCAATTCAAAGTATACAACCGTTGGGGTAAATTAATATACAATAATGATAGCCCAAACACAGGTTGGGACGGTCGATGGCAAGGCATAGATGCTCCTGTGGAAGTATATGCCTATTTTATTGAAATCAGAATTCGTGATTGTAATAGTCAGGTGAGTAAGGGGAATGTGACGATTATTAGGTGATGACATGAATTACAATTTGCATTTTGAAAAATTATAATTAGATGTTCTCGTGCTTAAAAAAAATATAAGATATGCATTTCACATCTAACAAATATTTCATAATAGTTTAAAGCGTGAAATAGTTAGCATCTATTTCATCATATTATGTATTTAAATAAATATTTTAATTTTTCTGCATTTTTATGTGAGCAAGAATCATTCTTAGTACTCACTGAATCGAGAATGCTAGTAATATTATTTTTCTTTAATATCCGCATTAGCTTCACGTAAAATCTTATGATAGGTTTTTTTAATTCGCAGCTACTCAATTTATTATATAAGAAATAACTGAATCAGAATTGTAACTTCTACTAGCTAAAATAGACATATAGTAAGTATCTAAAGAACTATTTAGGTTAGGTCTACGAATCCTTGGTGGTGGATTTAATTTTTCATTTGAATCAGGGTAAAGCGGAACATAAATATTGTCTATATAAAATTTAATTTGTGATTTAGTTTCCAATTTATCAATAAAAGATTGCATCAATAAAATACTTTCGCTATGGAATGGATCACGTTTTATTTGATTCGAGAATATAATTAATAGACTATCCTTGCTAATTTTTTGTTTTGTTAATGATTCCCACGTGTCATTAATAAACTTCAAATTTGGGTTAACATATTTTGATTGTTGTTTACAAATTAACAAAATAAATAAAGGAAAAAACAATTTTTTCATTTTATTGGTTTTGTGTTAAGGTTTAGAGAATTAAAATTATCTTTTTGAATCATGTATTTGATTTCTTTAAGAGCCCTTTTCTTCTTCTTTGAACCAGTTTTACGAATCATATCATCTATTGATAGTCCATCATTACACTTTTTAAAAAAGAGCTGGTATGATTCTGCGTTAACTTTTTTATAATCTTCTTTTAGGAAATCTGAATTAAGAATTTGATTTTTAAACGCTTGATTTATTTTACAATTCTCCAAAATTTCATTATATAAATAAATTTCTTTATAGCCAACAGCACCCAATCTTTCTGTCGTTAATTCTTTTTTAATGAAGGCATGCTTTAAGACAAATAAAGGATAATTTACACTCTCTTGAAAATTACTTACATAAATTTTAAATAGTGGATAAGCAATTGAATAACGAATGTCTTTCAATTTTAATATTGATTCAATAGCAGATCTAAGTTCATCAAACTGCTTAGTATTAGTTTTTGAGATTTCAATAAACATATTAACACTATCTAGAAAATACTTATCTGCAGGCATTGGGACCATAGAAATGTTATACCTATATTTTAGTGTAGTGTCAAGATGCTTGTCAAATTTTTTATAAAAATTTTGAGCACTTAAAACACTAAAGCAGCTTAAAAATAATAGGATCCAAATAATTATAATTAATTTCATTCTAAAAATTAATAACTATTTTAAAATAATCAATTTTTGAATTTGGGAATGATAGTCATCTTCTGTTTTAATAAAATAAATTCCATTACTTAATGCAGAAATATTTATTTCATTTTTTGTATTTGAAAAATAATATTGCCGAACTAGTACTCCTTGTGCATTGAAAATGCTCACTTGAAAATGCTCAGATAAGGATTCAACATATAGCTTTGATGATACAGGATTGGGATACAACTCGAACGAAAATGTATTGCTTTTAGCATCAAGATTTCCTGTTTTC harbors:
- a CDS encoding peptide chain release factor 3 → MSFQEELNKRRTFGIVSHPDAGKTTLTEKLLLFGGAIQTAGAVKSNKIKKHATSDFMEIERQRGISVATSVMAFPYRDLQINILDTPGHKDFAEDTFRTLTAVDSVIVVIDVAKGVEEQTEKLVEVCRMRKTPIIVFINKMDREGKDPFDLLDEVETKLGLHVTPLSWPVGMGQSFQGVYSLYEKKFIHFKPHGKQDGEEVITIENTNSEDFKSIIGSRMHGIFLDELNTIETIYPKFNREDYLSGKIAPVFYGSAVNNFGVREMLDCFVEIAPTPLSRETEERIVKPEEEALSGFIFKIHANMDPKHRDRIAFFRICSGIFKRNTNYFHVRLNRQLKFSNPTSFMAAKKEVVDEAYPGDVVGLYDSGNFKIGDALTEGEKLHFKGIPRFSPEIFRYVNNADPSKFKQFAKGLEQLMDEGVAQMFTKEDTQRKIIGVVGALQFDVIQYRLEHEYNAACNYDPINLYKACWVNAKDPKKLEEFIQRRKKDIARDKDLKVVFLAESSWTLKLVQDNFPDVDFYMTSEF
- a CDS encoding protein BatD: MRILQLLFLFLSISISLKSQVSFEATSDAKQVLTGSTFQVQFTLHNAEGGSFTAPDFGGLQIVQGPSQSMQTSIINGSMSSSLSYVYVLTSTRLGTFTIGSATIRVGRNILKTKPIQIEFLKSSNIKAESKQFFIKATLDTTTAYVGQQITLSYKLYTQVSIQNIEVVTGSSFDDFYKVEAENDKNGVLREIINGQQYTTKVLGKIFLFPLKAGHLTISPVVYRVSIGEDDPWGFNMSSIFRQQMETVLSNELSLKVLPLPKPIPQQFSGAVGQYKIDFKGVNQQYNLSDAINISMYLEGDGNLNQIKPNIFNQDTSFEFTESRVSDIQKAAPTQKLIQSRYYDYLLTPKKPGAYTLKPEFIFFNPYTGTYEIVRDSFNVQINSQIVKNVQARNTNEIRDIYSKESMSTSDGLLWNKWFIWVFLSLPVLLGFIFKTLDIDSIKKIWNQKKSTQNNQYHKTDSQGITNIHDLEQLFISVINTKLNTHQQNLQEIKQYLAVEPDMNLKLPITNLMQEFDFLKYTGTHDLHALQEFKQKLDLIIGRD
- a CDS encoding PKD domain-containing protein, encoding MRTPFYFFILLGISLQYLQAQTSDINKGCIPLNVNFTAPQLSDYYWDFNDGNNASISNANHIFTKPGTFQVNLFEGKNGRLVGTIPITVYADPVITFTGTPISGCSPLHVVFTSSITNDPAITIKDILWSFGDGNSSTLMNPNHTYTNSGKYNVSIRVNTSIAECDKTFLVQEYIQVTGTKAAFTLSKSVGCEIPSTILIANFTKDENGNTYLWDFGNGSTSTLFDPKMIVYNSTGTYKITLKVIDNKGCESTISQSVVVGPPVITLDGQDSFCIQTMGAYKNTTVADSFLWQFSSGANISTSKLKEPKFIYQSSGIKTITLTAYNGSCKTDTTFNVFIDQVDADFTITGPDCLQNTNIILHAKQKGSYTYLWNDSIKGKDVLNYIYHSPQRDSLYRHRNDTIFQSLSITSSIGCYDFKDKYFIHRRPNAILIPSVKEGCAPLKVQFNDASQSMDKIIKWKLFYGDGQIEDKSSDQLGSHDYNKPGEYYVKFIIENIKGCIDTSEGFWIKVGEPIIPTYTIDQTTICLGGTINIKKTNSDPRIDSWHVYSDNGRFSHCWTSNDASHQFVNNPGTFQLQVVSEYNGCFTNAAETKTITVKGAKANIAFMTNCSATHDVMFVSKSLQATQLKWSFGDGQFSTLDSLIHHYDQRGTYKVTLSAIDVSSGCPENVDTKTVHIKEIKAAFLIPEKICDNVLYPLDASASQDVDRDCNKGFLWRFPNHRPREVGKDTIMHGFGKSGYQEVSLVVEDINGCKDSITTGTTVYSITPNFDVDKTNFCIPANLKFTDKTKSDTTLVSWSWNFGSKDQNPNLKFTKDDTVLVILSVKDTIGCVDTIAKTLSIYKPISKIQYSKGLGLCIGETVQFNANDFTSGGSSLQFMWNFGKFGTSNLQNPKIVFDKSGKQKIVLNYEEKGSGCMGTDSIEMDIVKIPEAQFTTALDSIHPICYPAIFELKNNSSTEGIVRYTWSFDNGSTNNLVNPTFAFGKGKHHIQLIVRSIYGCSDTISRDYTLIGPEGKISADKLVLCKGEEAVFSANDLVDVNQIEWDFNDGKIIKGENPVRYRFDSVGSKSVFLVLKSTDTGCEHIDSLAVIVPEIIADFLWIDTLNYCPGLALFKNKSIGADTYEWNFGEGLTSKERDPKVVYKSLGKKSVELIVSDSLTQCRDKITKEIDIEQVLEFYKFPNVFSPNNDGTNDYFNVAVKPAYKDYVEVVQFKVYNRWGKLIYNNDSPNTGWDGRWQGIDAPVEVYAYFIEIRIRDCNSQVSKGNVTIIR
- a CDS encoding PorP/SprF family type IX secretion system membrane protein; translated protein: MLINLNRQILICICISIQLLNAQDLHVTNYNFAKPYFNPAEVGSFSGTIRLGGIYREQFSNFIHKPYQTVLFYMDSPVSNGLRPSHWIGSGLQLSLDRAGDLVVQNIGIMGSLSYHIGLDTKYKNVIALGFQFGNIQRSVNPNRAVFQDQFEGSLGASKDLHFIQDYKDNYQDYNVGLKFTHKLSSYSNFDAGLAVLHLAQPNIRFKDGQIDNPIYRRINLNASYGIDLSDEMSLTPVLYFSKYSNAYNTSVQLLWNYRFFEKSDKKQKIKIPKDYQISLGVGYRIQDAIQFIVGGIYKQWKFGFAYDMTVSSASQFDNYYGAYEVGISRILSYPKKPKVVSKFYCPRF